In the Pongo abelii isolate AG06213 chromosome 9, NHGRI_mPonAbe1-v2.0_pri, whole genome shotgun sequence genome, aaataggccataGCCTGAGCTTGGCCTGCCGGCCATAGTCTACAGGCCCATGCTATAATACACGAGTAACTGGTGTGAATAACTACACACAGACAGAAAAGAACCCAGTGAACGGTGCCTTCATTTCTTGAATTTCCTGCTTTCTGTCAACATGCATCACACAGATACGTGCTCTTCCTGCGGTTGCAATCAGTTTATCTTTGCATTCTGCTGTTTTGAAATTTAACGCCCATTTCTGTGGATCGGCATAGCCCACATTCTTGTGAATCACCCACAGTGATTCCTGCAGTGTTGTCCCCAGCCTCAAGCCTCTCTGCACCGTAATTGTGCTTCTTTTCCTCAGATACCTGCCTTGCATTGGCCCTGGGAAAATGTTTCCCTTGGCTGTGAATAGGCAATTAAAATTCTGAACCTTTTATGGCTCTGGAAGCTTATGTCATGAAACAATACTCATCCAGGCAGATGGCCCACCAGCGCAAAGGTATGTGCTTTAGGATGACCTGGTGAAGGAGAATGTGATGCCTCAgcagggagggagtgggggaggagagggagccgGGCAGCCCCCATCAAGGCCCCACCCGAGGCAAGGAATCTCTTTTGGAGTTGCCAGTCCGCCGACCTGCTCCGGAATTTTTACAATCAGAGCCCTTCCTTCGTGGCTGACAATGAAGGGCACGGTggctttctagtttgtgtgtgtgagtgtgtgtttggggATAGGTGGACTTTGCTCATCACCATCATTTGGATTTTTGGCTCTGGGGATTCTGGAATTAGGGATCCCACCACCACCTGCAGGGCAGGGGTTGGGGCACGGGCTCTGGAATCTGGGTTGTGTGAGGAGTAATTGAGAGAttgtgaggccaggcgcggtggctcacgcctgtttgggaggccgaggctggcggatcacgaggtcaggagatcgagaccatcctggctaaaatggtgaaaccccatctctactaaaaatacaaaaaattagcccggcatggtggtgggcgcctgtagtcccagctacgcgggaggttgaggcaggaggatggcgcgaacccgggaggcggagcttgcagtgagccaagatcacaccactgcacttcagcctgggcgagagagcaagactccgtctcaaaaaaaaaaaaaaaaaagagagattgcgAAAGCACCTGCCAGCACCTAAGCAATCAGTAAGGGTTATTGGGTTGTGGTTTCTGCCTGGGGACTTTAAAAACCGGGCAGGTGGAGATCAAAGGCCGGCCCCGCCTGCTCCGCATGGTCTTCTCCATGCGGGCCATCTCAAGTTCCAGATTCCGTGGGCCTTGCCCTTGAAATCGTCTGGGAATGGAATTATTGCTAATCCCAAAAGGGCTGACACATCACTCCCTGGCAGGGTTCAACCCGGTGGCAACATGGTTTGTGTGGCTGCCCCTGTTTTCCCTCAGAATTCGGATTTTAAGACTTTCAAAATATgagatttttattgtatatacatatttattattattattattttttggagtgcggtggcacgatctcagctcactgcagcctcctaggctggagtgcagtggcgcgatctcgatctcggctcactgcaacctccgcctctcgggttcaagcgattctcctgcctcagcttcccgaatggctgggactacaggtgcgtgccaccacacccagctaattttttatttttagtagagacggggtttcaccatgttggccaggctggtctcgaactcccgacctcaggtgatccacccgcctcggcctgggattacaggagtcagccaccgcgcacggccgagattttaaaaattatacggATGACACCAGATCCTCAGAGCCGGAGCTTTGGGTGCCTCAGCCCCGACAGCGCGTCCGCTCCGGGACCCTGTGGACGATGCTGCCCCCTAGTGGCCGCGGCGCACAAGGCCCGCCGGACCACGTTGCTCCATGGAGGGGCTCGGACTGGAGAGCTCCCTCTCTAACCCGCCGCCTCGTTCCGTGCCCTCTGCCGACGCCCTTCCGATTCCTGCAGCCCATCTGCAGTCCtccacctttttctttctttccttctgagacagggtctcacctctgtcacccaggctggagtgcagtggcacgatcatagctcactgcagcctggaactcctgggctcaagagatcctcctgcctcagcctccagagtagccaggtCTACAGGCATGCGTTACCAgacttggctaatttatttttatttttgtagagacggagtctcactatgttgccaggctggtcttaaactcctgggctcaagccatcttcccacctcagcctcccaaagtgctggaattacaggcatgatgagccaccaagcccagccaatccTCCACTTCTATTTAGCTGCTGTGGATGATGTGGCCCAGCAGGGGGCTGGCTGCCATGAAACTGGCCGGGGATTTGGGGGTCTTTATATCCACATGGATGCATCTTTAGGATGAGTTCTATTCTTTGCACATTTTGCTCTAGAgcaattttaaaaaccaatcagccacattttttttttttttttttgagatggagtttcactcttgttgtctaggctggagtgcagtgtcatgatctcggctcactgcaacctctgcctcccaggtcaagtgattctcctgcctcagccacccgagtagctggcattacaggcacgcaccaccacgcctggctaattttttgcatgtttagtagagacggggtttcaccatgttggccaggctggtctcgaactcctgacctcagatgatccacccgcctcggcctcccaaagtcccgggattacaggcgtgagccaccgtgcctggccatcagCCACACTTTTTGAGCAGCCAGGGCTGTGTGGCTGGTACAAAGGTCTTAAGGTTGAAAGGCGCTTggctcattttaaaaactgagggCAGGGAAGGTGGGAGTGTGTGTGGGGACTGAGCAGAATGAGGGAGCTGTGGGAAGGAGGGGGCACAGGAAAGACTGGTGAGGGGCCACTATCTATCGTCAGGATTTAGGATTTTACAATAAGAGCCCTAGAAAGCTTTGAAGGATGGGGAGGGACTTTGCACTTGAGAAGAATTCCTTTGGGTTGTTGGAGAAGGGATTGTGGGGACCCTGGAGTCTGGCTGGGAGCCAGAGAGGAGGCCCCGGGGGCTGTACAGGCAGGGATGGGGGTGTTGCCTGTGGACTTCGAGTGAAGGATTCCAGAGGCCCTGTAGAAGTAGCCTGGGTTGGCTAGAGAAGGAAGGATCGCGGATGCTCCTCAGACTGGTGCAGCCCAGCGGGGAGGATGGAGCCAAAACTCACTGAGATAGGAACAGACTCGGGCAGGCATCACTGGTTCTGTTGGACAGGTGGAGTCTGTGATGTTGAGTAGATGGTCTGATATAAGGGGAGGGGGCTTGAGCTCTGCTGGAGGCAGAAACCTAGAGGAAAGGAGCTTTGGAAGAGCACAGAGATTTCTGCTGGGATCCAAGGGCAGAGCTCGGCTGCTTTCCTTTTGTCCTGGCTCACCTTACCCTGACAGGGTCAGACCCCCCACCATAACAAGGAGACCAAAAAGACACAGGGGGCACAAAAGTGAGATGCTTATGGTTTATTGAAGAGAGCAAGGCTGGTGGGCGTGGACTCAAAGCATGGCAGCGGCAGAGGCTGGAGCAGTTGGGGATCTTCAGCTTCTAAATCCTAATTACACAGTGAGCTTTGGgatattttttcctaaaacaaatagacaaagaaacagaaaaacccaaTACAAGAGTGAATGAATTGCATAGTTAGGCAGAGATGATGAGCCACAGAAACTTCAACATTAACCGAGAGGTGCAGTCAACTCTAGGAGGAACTAAGGTAGTAAGGGCTTGGATTGTTTCTCAAAAGCCTCTTACAAAATAGTaaggggaggctgggtgcggtggctcacgcctgtaatgccagcactttgggaggctggggtgggtggatcacctgaggtcaggagttggagaccagcctggcaaatatggtgaaaccccatctctacaaaaatacagaaattagctgggcatgatggcaggtgcctgtaatcccagctactcaagaggctgaggcaggagaatcgcttgaacctgggaggtggaggttgcagtaagccaagattgtgccattgcacccaagcctgggcgacagagagagactctgtctcaaaaaaaaaaaaaaaaggaagaggagatgCCTAGAAAGATCACTGTGCTGCCTGCCTGGGGACAGTGACACTGACTCTCCTCTCTGGATTAGAAACAGGTCTGAAAACTGGGGCAACCCTGCAGCCCCATTTGGGGAAGCTACTTCTAACAATGTGTGAAGTGAAGGGTGCTGGTTACCATGAGCTTAATGATGCTTTCTCTGGACTTTTGGGGGAGGGTGTCCACCAGCTTCTTCAGCTGAGCCCCTGCCTCCCTCAAGTCTTGATCAGGGCTGAAAAGTGCCATGGCAGCCTCATAACTGGAGGGTGTGTCCATGAAGAGGGTTTTGATGACACGCTGAAAACTCGGGCAGATCTCTGTGGAAGCTGCAACACAGAGAAGAGAAGGCACATGTCTCCAGGCCCCCTTCCAAGCTGGCTAGCTCTCTGGCTGGGTCTGCCCAGATGCAAACAGCCAGGCCCATCAGCGAGAGATAGCAGCCTTTTCATCGATGGACTAGAGTGTAAGATCTGCTGGTGCTCTAAGAGGTTGCCTGTTTGGTGCTGTGCAAATACTTTCTGGGTTATGGCCAGCTTTTTGTGGATTGCCCGAGTCTTCCTTAGACTTCTTGGGTTGAGGTGAGCAAGgtgccatttttctttctgttagagCTCAAGGCAGAGTATTGATAATAGAAGCTGCTGGCCTGATTTTTTAATGCAGtgtggaggctgggaagaggCCACTGAGAGTTTTGTTTCCCACCGGAAACTTGTCTCTCATCAGTGGTTAGGGATGCCCTGAGCCATGCTTCACTGGGGGCATGTGACAAATTCAGGCTCTGGCAGGAAGAAGTGATTgcaagccaggcgcagtggctcatgcctgtaatcccagcactttgagaggccgaggcaggtggatcacgaggtcaggagttcgagaccagcctggccaacatggtgaaaccctgtctctactaaaaatacaaaaaattagccgggcgtggttctgggtgcctgtaatcctagctactcgggaggctgaggcaggagaatcacttgaacccaggaggcagaagttgcagtgagccaagatctcgtcactgcactccagcctgggcaacagagcgagattctgttgaaagaaaaagaagaaagaagaaagaaagaaagaaagaaggaaagaaggaaagaaagaaggaaggaaggaaggaagaaagaaaaaggaaagaaagaagccatTGAGATTGTACCAGCCAAACATGGGCCCCCGAACCTAGCCGGGAAGAGGTGTGCACATGTGCGCACCGGGCCCTGTGGCACACTCAGCTCACGGACAGAGCAGCCACTTGTACCACTTCATTGCCTTCAATACAGAGCTTCCAGACTGTGTTTTCTTCTCAGGTCCTTACAACCAGGAACATGGGGGAAAGTCACCATTTTCTACCTGCTGCTTGCCTCCATCTTCCCAGTGAGTCTCAAATCCCTTGTCCTTGAATTCTCTGCCTTCTGTACAAATTTGCCTTCCCTCCTCTGACTCTAGGGCCTCACTAGAAATGGCCACTCCAAGTCAGACCCTCTCCAGAACTTAGGTCCTTGATGTGTAACTTACTGTGTCACCAGGCAAGTCACTCTGTGTTTCTgtagctcagttttctcatctgtaaaatgggaacaatatccctacttcattttattttttatttttttaattttaatttaatttaattttaatttttatttatttatttgttttgagatggagtctcgctctattgcccaggctggagtgcagtgatgccatctcggctgactgcaacctctgcctcccaggttcaagtgattctcctgcctcagcctcccaagtagctgggactacaggcatgcgccaccatgcctggctaatttttgtatttttaatagagacaaggtttcaccatgttggccaggttggtcctgaactcctgacctcaagtgatctacccacctcggcctcccaaagtgctgggattacaggcgtgagccactgtgcctggcccaatatccctacttcatagggttgttgtaagaataaaaagagaggccaggcacggtggctcacgcctaatcctagcactttgggaggcctagttgggtggatcacgaggtcaagagatcgagaccatcctggccaacatggtgaaaccctgtctctactaaaaatacaaaaattagctgggtgcagtggtgcgtgcccgtaatcccagctacttgggaggctgaggcaggagaattgcttgaacctgggaggcggaggttgcagtgagctgagatcccgccactgcattccagcctggcaacagagctagactccgtctcaaaaaaaaaaaaaaaaaaaaaaggatgaaaagagaTACTATGTGAAAGGGTGACAGTGATTGGCACATTGTGTGAAGTAAGTGTTAAATATTGTATGCGTGTGCACACAAATAGACAAATGCATCTCTGACCCACCCCTTAACATGTTTCAGTCCTATCTTGCTCAGCCACCCACCTCTGTACGCAGACAGCACTGAGATCTTCTAATTAATACACATTTCAGTCCAAAATGATGTCATTttctctgaaaaacaaataaacctcTCTGCAAA is a window encoding:
- the SCGB1A1 gene encoding uteroglobin — protein: MKLAVALTLVTLALCCSSASTEICPSFQRVIKTLFMDTPSSYEAAMALFSPDQDLREAGAQLKKLVDTLPQKSRESIIKLMEKISQSSLCN